Proteins encoded together in one Stutzerimonas stutzeri window:
- the pqqA gene encoding pyrroloquinoline quinone precursor peptide PqqA, with protein MWTKPAFTDLRIGFEVTMYFANR; from the coding sequence ATGTGGACTAAACCCGCCTTCACCGACCTGCGTATTGGTTTCGAAGTCACCATGTACTTCGCAAACCGTTGA
- a CDS encoding aldehyde dehydrogenase family protein, with the protein MIYAQPGTPGAVVSFKPRYGNYIGGEFVPPVKGEYFVNTSPVNGEVIAEFPRSGAEDIEKALDAAHAAADAWGRTSVQDRANILLKIADRIEANLEKLAVAETWDNGKAVRETLNADVPLAADHFRYFAGCIRAQEGSAAEINEHTAAYHFHEPLGVVGQIIPWNFPLLMAAWKLAPALAAGNCIVLKPAEQTPLSIMVLIEIIGDLLPAGVLNIVQGFGREAGQALATSTRIAKIAFTGSTPVGSHIMRCAAENIIPSTVELGGKSPNIFFEDIMNAEPAFIEKAAEGLVLAFFNQGEVCTCPSRALIQESIFEPFMEVVMKKVKAIKRGNPLDTDTMVGAQASEQQFDKILSYMEIAQQEGAQILTGGAAEKLEGGLASGYYVQPTLIKGHNKMRVFQEEIFGPVVGVATFKDEAEALAIANDTEFGLGAGVWTRDINRAYRMGRGIKAGRVWTNCYHLYPAHAAFGGYKKSGVGRETHKMMLDHYQQTKNLLVSYDINPLGFF; encoded by the coding sequence ATGATCTACGCCCAGCCCGGTACCCCAGGCGCCGTCGTTTCCTTCAAGCCCCGTTACGGCAACTACATCGGTGGTGAGTTCGTCCCGCCGGTCAAAGGCGAGTACTTCGTCAACACCTCGCCCGTCAATGGTGAAGTGATCGCCGAATTCCCGCGTTCGGGCGCTGAAGACATCGAGAAGGCGCTGGATGCCGCGCATGCAGCCGCCGACGCCTGGGGTCGTACCTCGGTGCAGGACCGCGCCAATATCCTGCTGAAGATCGCTGATCGCATCGAAGCCAACCTGGAAAAACTTGCCGTCGCCGAAACCTGGGACAACGGCAAGGCCGTTCGTGAAACCCTGAACGCCGACGTACCGCTGGCCGCCGACCACTTCCGCTACTTCGCCGGTTGCATCCGTGCCCAGGAAGGCAGCGCTGCAGAGATCAACGAGCACACCGCGGCCTATCACTTCCATGAGCCGCTGGGCGTGGTCGGGCAGATCATCCCGTGGAACTTCCCGCTGCTGATGGCAGCCTGGAAGCTGGCACCGGCCCTGGCTGCCGGTAACTGCATCGTGCTCAAGCCGGCCGAACAGACTCCGCTGTCGATCATGGTCCTGATCGAGATCATCGGTGACCTGCTGCCAGCGGGCGTGCTGAACATCGTTCAGGGCTTCGGCCGCGAAGCTGGTCAGGCGTTGGCGACCAGCACCCGCATTGCCAAGATCGCCTTTACCGGCTCGACCCCGGTTGGCTCGCACATCATGCGTTGCGCGGCCGAGAACATCATCCCCAGCACCGTGGAACTGGGTGGCAAGAGCCCGAACATCTTCTTCGAAGACATCATGAATGCGGAGCCTGCGTTCATCGAGAAAGCCGCTGAAGGTCTGGTACTGGCCTTCTTCAACCAGGGCGAGGTCTGCACCTGCCCGTCGCGTGCGCTGATTCAGGAATCGATCTTCGAGCCCTTCATGGAAGTGGTGATGAAGAAGGTCAAGGCGATCAAGCGCGGCAACCCGCTGGATACCGACACCATGGTCGGCGCCCAGGCGTCCGAGCAGCAGTTCGACAAGATCCTTTCCTACATGGAAATCGCCCAGCAGGAAGGCGCGCAGATCCTCACCGGCGGCGCAGCCGAGAAGCTCGAAGGCGGCCTGGCCTCCGGTTACTACGTGCAGCCGACCCTGATCAAGGGTCACAACAAGATGCGTGTGTTCCAGGAAGAAATCTTCGGCCCGGTGGTCGGCGTCGCTACCTTCAAGGACGAAGCCGAAGCCCTGGCCATTGCCAACGATACCGAGTTCGGCCTGGGCGCTGGCGTCTGGACCCGCGACATCAACCGCGCCTACCGCATGGGTCGCGGCATCAAGGCCGGCCGTGTCTGGACCAACTGCTACCACCTGTATCCGGCACATGCCGCGTTCGGCGGCTACAAGAAGTCCGGTGTCGGTCGCGAAACGCACAAGATGATGCTCGACCACTATCAGCAGACCAAGAACCTGCTGGTCAGCTACGACATCAATCCGCTCGGCTTCTTCTGA
- the lon gene encoding endopeptidase La, which yields MKTTIELPLLPLRDVVVYPHMVIPLFVGREKSIEALESAMSGDKQILLLAQKNPADDDPGEDALYRVGTVATVLQLLKLPDGTVKVLVEGEQRGVIERLVEVDDHCRAEVSLIEEADVDARESEVFTRSLLSQFEQYVQLGKKVPAEVLSSLSSIDEPARLVDTMAAHMALKIEQKQQILEITDLPARVEHVLALLDAEIDLLQVEKRIRGRVKKQMERSQREYYLNEQMKAIQKELGDIDEGHNEVDELKKRIENAGLSKDAYTKAQAELNKLKQMSPMSAEATVVRTYIDWLVNVPWKAASKVRLDLAKAEEVLDADHYGLEEVKDRILEYLAVQKRVKKLKGPVLCLVGPPGVGKTSLAESIARSTNRKFVRMALGGVRDEAEIRGHRRTYIGSMPGRLIQKMTKVGVRNPLFLLDEIDKMGSDMRGDPASALLEVLDPEQNHNFNDHYLEVDYDLSDVMFLCTANSMNIPAPLLDRMEVIRLPGYTEDEKVNIATRYLAPKQIEANGLKKGELEFQEAAIRDIIRYYTREAGVRSLERQLAKVCRKVVKEHAAEKRFHVIVDADSLEHFLGVRKFRYGLAEQQDQVGQVTGLAWTQVGGELLTIEAAVVPGKGRLTKTGSLGEVMGESITAALTVVRSRAVSLGIAADFHEKQDIHIHVPEGATPKDGPSAGIGMCTALVSALTQIPVRADVAMTGEITLRGQVLAIGGLKEKLLAAHRGGIKTVIIPEENQRDLKEIPENIKQDLQIKPVKWIDEVLQIALQYAPEPLPDAAPEIVAKDDKREPDSKERISTH from the coding sequence ATGAAAACAACCATCGAATTGCCCCTCTTGCCGCTGCGCGATGTGGTGGTTTACCCGCATATGGTGATCCCGCTTTTCGTTGGCCGTGAAAAATCCATCGAGGCGCTCGAATCCGCCATGTCCGGCGACAAGCAGATTCTCCTGCTGGCGCAGAAGAATCCGGCCGACGACGACCCGGGCGAAGATGCGCTATATCGCGTCGGCACCGTTGCTACCGTGCTGCAGCTGCTCAAGCTTCCGGACGGCACCGTCAAGGTGCTGGTCGAAGGCGAGCAGCGGGGCGTGATCGAGCGATTAGTCGAAGTCGACGATCACTGTCGAGCCGAGGTTTCGCTGATCGAGGAAGCCGATGTCGATGCACGCGAATCGGAAGTTTTCACGCGCAGCCTGCTCAGTCAGTTCGAGCAGTACGTGCAGCTTGGCAAGAAGGTCCCGGCAGAGGTGCTGTCCTCACTGAGCAGCATCGATGAGCCGGCCCGCCTGGTCGACACCATGGCGGCGCACATGGCGCTGAAGATCGAGCAGAAACAGCAGATCTTGGAGATCACCGACCTACCTGCCCGTGTCGAGCACGTCCTGGCGTTGTTGGACGCCGAGATCGATCTGCTTCAGGTCGAGAAGCGCATTCGCGGACGCGTGAAGAAGCAGATGGAGCGCAGCCAGCGCGAGTACTACCTGAACGAGCAGATGAAGGCCATTCAGAAGGAACTCGGCGATATCGATGAAGGCCATAACGAAGTCGATGAACTGAAGAAGCGTATCGAGAACGCCGGACTCAGCAAGGATGCCTATACCAAGGCCCAGGCGGAGCTGAACAAGCTCAAGCAGATGTCACCGATGTCGGCCGAAGCGACGGTAGTGCGGACCTATATCGACTGGCTGGTGAACGTGCCTTGGAAAGCCGCCAGCAAGGTCCGGCTGGACCTCGCCAAGGCAGAAGAGGTGCTCGACGCCGACCACTATGGTCTGGAAGAGGTCAAGGACCGCATTCTTGAGTATCTCGCCGTGCAGAAGCGTGTGAAGAAGCTCAAGGGGCCGGTGCTCTGCCTGGTAGGGCCGCCCGGTGTCGGCAAGACGTCCCTCGCCGAATCCATTGCGCGTTCGACCAATCGCAAGTTTGTTCGCATGGCGCTGGGCGGTGTGCGTGACGAAGCCGAGATTCGCGGCCATCGCCGCACCTACATCGGTTCCATGCCGGGCCGTCTGATCCAGAAGATGACCAAGGTGGGCGTGCGCAACCCGCTGTTCCTGCTCGACGAGATCGACAAGATGGGCAGCGACATGCGCGGCGATCCTGCCTCGGCACTGCTCGAGGTGCTGGACCCGGAGCAGAACCACAACTTCAACGATCACTATCTGGAGGTCGACTATGACCTCTCGGACGTGATGTTCCTCTGTACCGCCAACTCGATGAACATTCCGGCGCCGTTGCTCGACCGCATGGAAGTCATCCGCCTGCCTGGCTATACCGAGGACGAGAAGGTCAACATTGCCACACGGTATCTGGCGCCCAAGCAGATTGAGGCCAATGGTCTGAAGAAGGGCGAGCTGGAGTTCCAGGAAGCCGCTATCAGGGACATCATTCGCTACTACACCCGGGAGGCCGGTGTTCGTAGCCTTGAGCGCCAGCTGGCCAAGGTGTGCCGCAAGGTGGTCAAGGAGCATGCGGCCGAGAAACGCTTCCATGTGATTGTGGATGCCGATTCTCTCGAGCATTTCCTGGGTGTTCGCAAGTTCCGTTACGGGCTCGCCGAACAGCAGGATCAGGTAGGGCAGGTCACCGGGCTGGCCTGGACTCAGGTCGGTGGCGAGCTGCTGACGATCGAGGCGGCCGTGGTACCGGGCAAAGGGCGGCTCACCAAGACCGGCTCGCTGGGCGAGGTGATGGGCGAGTCGATTACCGCGGCGCTGACGGTGGTTCGCAGCCGGGCGGTCAGCCTGGGCATTGCTGCCGATTTCCATGAAAAGCAGGACATCCATATCCACGTGCCAGAGGGCGCCACCCCCAAGGATGGCCCGAGCGCTGGTATCGGGATGTGTACGGCGCTGGTTTCTGCCCTGACGCAGATCCCGGTGCGCGCAGATGTCGCAATGACCGGCGAGATCACATTGCGTGGACAAGTGCTGGCCATTGGTGGACTGAAGGAGAAACTTCTGGCTGCGCATCGCGGCGGAATCAAGACTGTGATCATTCCGGAAGAAAATCAGCGTGATCTGAAAGAGATTCCTGAAAATATTAAGCAGGACCTGCAGATTAAACCGGTGAAGTGGATTGACGAGGTCCTGCAAATTGCGCTGCAATACGCGCCGGAGCCCTTGCCCGATGCGGCTCCCGAGATTGTTGCAAAGGACGACAAGCGCGAGCCTGATTCCAAGGAGCGAATCAGCACGCATTAG
- the pqqB gene encoding pyrroloquinoline quinone biosynthesis protein PqqB, with product MFIRILGSAAGGGFPQWNCNCANCAGLRAGTLNAKARTQSSIAISDNGVDWILCNASPDIRAQLESFPTLQPARAPRDTAIGAIVLLDSQIDHTTGLLTLREGCPHEVWCTEMVHQDLTTGFPLFNMLEHWNGGLKWNPVALSGNFSIPCCPNLHITPIPLRSSAPPYSPHRNDPHPGDNIGLLIEDRNTGGTLFYAPGLGQVSEELLATMRRADCLLVDGTLWRDDEMLVREVGTKLGSEMGHLQQSGPGGMIEVLDGMPAVRKILIHINNTNPILDEDSVEREILGEHGIEVAYDGMNIEL from the coding sequence ATGTTCATCCGAATACTCGGTTCCGCCGCGGGTGGGGGTTTTCCGCAGTGGAACTGCAACTGCGCCAACTGTGCGGGCCTGCGCGCCGGCACGCTCAACGCCAAGGCGCGTACCCAGTCGTCCATCGCCATCAGCGACAACGGTGTCGACTGGATCCTGTGCAATGCGTCGCCGGACATCCGCGCCCAGCTCGAGTCCTTTCCGACCCTGCAGCCGGCCCGTGCGCCCCGCGACACCGCCATCGGTGCGATCGTCCTGCTGGACAGCCAGATCGATCACACCACCGGCCTGCTGACGCTGCGCGAAGGCTGCCCGCATGAAGTCTGGTGCACCGAGATGGTTCATCAGGACCTCACCACCGGCTTCCCGCTCTTCAACATGCTTGAGCACTGGAACGGCGGCCTGAAATGGAACCCGGTCGCCCTGAGCGGCAACTTCAGCATTCCCTGCTGCCCGAACCTGCATATCACGCCGATCCCGCTGCGCAGCTCGGCGCCACCCTATTCGCCGCACCGCAACGACCCGCACCCGGGCGACAACATCGGTCTGCTCATCGAAGACCGCAACACTGGTGGCACACTGTTCTACGCGCCGGGGCTTGGCCAGGTCAGCGAAGAGCTGCTGGCCACCATGCGCCGGGCCGACTGCCTGCTGGTCGACGGCACGCTGTGGCGCGATGACGAGATGCTCGTGCGCGAGGTCGGCACCAAGCTCGGCAGCGAAATGGGCCATCTGCAGCAGAGCGGCCCGGGCGGCATGATCGAGGTGCTCGACGGCATGCCGGCGGTGCGCAAGATCCTCATTCATATCAACAACACCAACCCGATCCTCGACGAGGATTCCGTCGAGCGCGAGATCCTTGGCGAGCACGGGATCGAGGTCGCCTACGACGGCATGAACATCGAGCTCTGA
- the hupB gene encoding nucleoid-associated protein HU-beta translates to MNKSELIDAIAASADIPKAVAGRALDAVIESVTGALKAGDSVVLVGFGTFAVKERAARTGRNPQTGKPINIAAAKIPGFKAGKALKDAVN, encoded by the coding sequence GTGAACAAGTCGGAACTGATCGATGCCATCGCTGCATCTGCTGATATCCCAAAAGCTGTTGCTGGCCGCGCGCTGGATGCAGTGATCGAATCCGTCACCGGCGCCCTGAAGGCTGGTGACTCCGTGGTACTGGTTGGTTTCGGTACTTTCGCTGTCAAGGAGCGCGCTGCGCGCACTGGTCGCAACCCGCAGACTGGCAAGCCGATCAACATCGCTGCTGCCAAGATCCCGGGCTTCAAAGCTGGCAAGGCTCTGAAAGACGCTGTCAACTAA
- a CDS encoding NADH:flavin oxidoreductase yields the protein MPQLLEPCSLKHLRLRNRAVVAPMTRVSAEPEGVANELMRDYYASFAKGGFGMIVSEGVYTDTAYSQGYFNQPGLATDAHRDSWKPIVQAVHEAGAAFIAQLMHGGAQTQGNIHHARHVAPSAVQPSGSQLKFYGGEGPYATPAEMSEEDIQEAIAGFALAARHAREAGFDGVELHGANGYLLHEFMSVEFNQRSDQWGGTFLERLRMPLAVIAAVRAEVGEEFVVGMRLSQSMVCDGRLKWEGGEEQARQRFRVLADAGLDYLHITEPEARAPAFGEGPSLAAIAKGSVAIPVIGNGAIVTGEQAEALLGRGEMDLVAVGKAALANNDWPQRIQQGIELSDFDGSMFVPMATITNELAWRNANDRPALRSS from the coding sequence ATGCCGCAATTGCTCGAGCCCTGCTCGCTGAAGCACCTGCGCTTGCGCAATAGAGCCGTCGTCGCACCCATGACGCGGGTCAGCGCCGAGCCCGAGGGCGTTGCCAACGAACTGATGCGCGACTACTACGCATCCTTTGCCAAAGGCGGCTTCGGGATGATCGTCAGCGAGGGTGTCTATACCGATACCGCTTATAGCCAGGGCTACTTCAACCAGCCCGGGCTCGCCACCGACGCGCACCGGGACAGCTGGAAGCCCATCGTGCAGGCGGTTCACGAAGCCGGTGCGGCGTTCATCGCGCAGCTCATGCATGGCGGTGCCCAGACCCAAGGCAACATCCATCACGCCCGCCATGTGGCTCCATCGGCAGTACAACCGAGCGGATCTCAGCTGAAGTTCTATGGCGGAGAGGGTCCTTACGCGACGCCGGCTGAAATGAGCGAAGAGGATATCCAGGAGGCCATCGCCGGCTTCGCGCTGGCGGCCCGGCACGCGCGGGAGGCCGGCTTCGATGGAGTCGAACTGCATGGCGCCAACGGCTACCTGCTGCACGAATTCATGAGCGTCGAGTTCAACCAGCGCAGCGATCAATGGGGTGGGACGTTTCTCGAACGCCTGCGCATGCCACTGGCGGTGATCGCTGCCGTGCGGGCGGAGGTGGGCGAGGAATTCGTGGTGGGGATGCGACTGTCGCAGAGCATGGTCTGCGACGGCCGGCTCAAATGGGAGGGCGGCGAGGAACAGGCCCGGCAGCGCTTCCGTGTACTGGCTGATGCAGGGCTCGACTATCTGCACATCACTGAGCCCGAAGCCCGCGCACCGGCCTTCGGAGAAGGCCCGAGCCTTGCCGCCATCGCCAAGGGCAGCGTAGCGATCCCGGTGATCGGCAACGGTGCCATCGTCACCGGCGAGCAGGCCGAGGCCTTGCTTGGTCGAGGCGAGATGGATCTGGTGGCGGTTGGCAAGGCGGCGCTGGCCAACAACGATTGGCCGCAACGCATTCAGCAAGGCATCGAGCTGAGCGATTTCGACGGTTCGATGTTTGTTCCCATGGCGACCATCACCAACGAACTGGCGTGGCGCAATGCCAATGATCGGCCAGCGCTGCGTTCGAGTTGA
- the pqqC gene encoding pyrroloquinoline-quinone synthase PqqC → MNLPAMSPAEFEQALRAKGEYYHIHHPFHRAMYAGQATREQIQGWVANRFYYQVCIPVKDAAIMANCPDRDTRREWIQRIIDHDGAPGEEGGIEAWLRLAEAVGLDREQVLSQELVLPGVRFAVDAYVNFARRACWQEAASSSLTELFAPTIHQSRLDSWPQHYPWIDASGYDYFRKRLKEARRDVEHGLRITLDHYRTREAQERMLEILQFKLDVLWSMLDAMSMAYELDRPPYHTVTRDRVWHKGISF, encoded by the coding sequence ATGAACCTGCCAGCCATGAGTCCCGCCGAATTCGAACAGGCGCTGCGCGCCAAGGGCGAGTACTACCATATCCATCACCCGTTCCACCGGGCCATGTATGCCGGGCAGGCGACGCGCGAACAGATTCAGGGTTGGGTCGCCAACCGCTTCTACTATCAGGTCTGCATCCCGGTGAAGGATGCAGCGATCATGGCCAACTGTCCGGACCGCGACACCCGCCGCGAGTGGATTCAGCGCATCATCGACCACGATGGCGCGCCGGGTGAGGAGGGTGGCATCGAAGCCTGGCTGCGGCTGGCCGAGGCCGTGGGTCTGGACCGTGAGCAGGTGCTGTCGCAGGAGCTGGTGCTTCCCGGCGTGCGCTTCGCAGTGGATGCCTACGTGAACTTTGCCCGTCGGGCCTGCTGGCAGGAAGCAGCCAGCAGCTCGCTGACCGAACTGTTCGCACCGACCATCCACCAGTCGCGGCTGGATAGCTGGCCGCAGCACTATCCCTGGATCGACGCGTCGGGCTATGACTACTTCCGCAAGCGCCTGAAGGAAGCCCGCCGCGATGTCGAGCACGGCCTGCGCATCACCCTGGACCACTATCGCACCCGCGAGGCGCAGGAGCGCATGCTGGAGATCCTTCAGTTCAAGCTCGACGTGTTGTGGAGCATGCTGGACGCCATGAGCATGGCCTATGAGCTGGACCGACCGCCGTACCATACCGTCACCCGCGACCGGGTCTGGCACAAGGGCATCAGCTTCTGA
- a CDS encoding SurA N-terminal domain-containing protein — protein sequence MLQNIRDNSQGWIAKTIIGVIVVLLALTGFDAIFNAASNAQNAAEVNGEEISRYDLDQAMNMQRRQLAQQLGQDFDPSLLDDRLLRDAALGSLIDRMLLLQAAKGANFAFSREALDQLILQTPEFQVDGAFNPARFDQVIQQMGYSRLQFRQLLEQEMLIGQLRAGISGTGFVTDQQVENFARLEMQTRDFATLTVPAQHEAIEVSDDQINEFYEANADRFRTPEQVVVEYVELKKESFFDQVEASDEELQELYQKQIANLAEQRRAAHILVETGGELSDDEAKAKIDEIAARVKNGEDFATVAKEVSQDPGSANEGGDLGFAGPGVYDPAFEDALYALNEGEVSAPVKSEFGWHIIKLLGVQSPEVPSFESMKPELVRELKAQQVEQRFVETSKQLEDAAFEASDLAQPAQELGLMVQTTEAFGREGGEGITANRQVIQAAFSEEVLVDGANSSVIELDPDTAVVIRVKEHLKPAAIPLADVRDDIVQQLQRKLAAETARTQGEQLLAELREGKQPEGQWQAVEAATRSQEGVAPALLQAVFRMPRPEQQDKPSYSGVALNNGDYVVVRLNGVNEADAALSDEEKLNIRRFLASRMGQQDFAAFRQKLQAEAKIERF from the coding sequence ATGCTTCAGAACATCAGGGACAATTCACAAGGCTGGATTGCCAAAACAATCATCGGCGTCATCGTCGTGCTGCTGGCCTTGACTGGCTTCGATGCCATCTTCAATGCCGCCAGCAACGCCCAGAACGCTGCAGAAGTCAACGGCGAAGAAATTTCCCGCTACGACCTCGACCAGGCCATGAACATGCAGCGCCGGCAGCTCGCCCAGCAGCTCGGGCAGGATTTCGATCCGTCCCTGCTCGACGACCGCCTGCTGCGCGATGCGGCTCTCGGCTCGCTGATTGATCGCATGCTGCTGTTGCAGGCCGCCAAGGGCGCCAACTTCGCATTCTCGCGCGAAGCGCTCGATCAGCTGATCCTGCAGACCCCCGAGTTCCAGGTTGACGGTGCTTTCAACCCTGCCCGGTTTGATCAGGTGATCCAGCAGATGGGCTATTCCCGTCTCCAGTTCCGCCAGCTGCTCGAACAGGAAATGCTGATTGGCCAGCTGCGTGCCGGCATTTCCGGTACCGGTTTCGTTACCGATCAGCAGGTGGAAAACTTTGCCCGCCTGGAGATGCAGACCCGTGATTTCGCTACGCTGACCGTGCCGGCGCAGCACGAAGCCATCGAGGTCAGCGACGACCAGATCAACGAGTTCTACGAGGCCAATGCCGACCGTTTTCGTACCCCTGAACAGGTCGTCGTCGAATACGTCGAGCTGAAGAAGGAGTCGTTCTTCGATCAGGTCGAGGCGTCCGACGAGGAGTTGCAGGAGCTGTATCAGAAACAGATCGCCAATCTGGCAGAACAGCGCCGCGCCGCGCATATCCTGGTCGAGACCGGCGGTGAACTGAGCGACGACGAGGCCAAGGCGAAGATCGACGAGATTGCCGCGCGCGTGAAGAACGGTGAGGATTTCGCCACGGTCGCCAAGGAAGTTTCCCAGGATCCGGGCTCGGCCAACGAAGGTGGCGACTTGGGCTTTGCTGGTCCAGGGGTCTACGACCCAGCATTCGAAGATGCGCTTTATGCATTGAACGAAGGCGAGGTCTCGGCACCGGTCAAGTCGGAGTTCGGCTGGCACATCATCAAGCTGCTCGGCGTCCAGTCACCGGAGGTTCCCTCTTTCGAAAGCATGAAGCCGGAGCTGGTACGCGAGCTGAAGGCCCAGCAGGTCGAGCAACGCTTCGTGGAGACCAGCAAACAGCTGGAAGATGCTGCCTTCGAGGCATCCGACCTGGCGCAGCCTGCGCAGGAACTGGGTTTGATGGTGCAGACCACCGAAGCGTTCGGGCGTGAGGGCGGCGAAGGCATCACGGCCAATCGGCAGGTCATCCAGGCCGCGTTCAGCGAGGAAGTGCTGGTAGACGGCGCCAACAGCAGCGTGATCGAACTGGACCCTGATACGGCGGTGGTGATTCGCGTCAAGGAGCACCTGAAGCCTGCGGCGATTCCGCTTGCCGACGTTCGTGACGATATCGTGCAGCAACTCCAGCGCAAGCTGGCGGCCGAAACCGCTCGTACTCAGGGTGAGCAGCTGTTGGCCGAGCTGCGCGAAGGCAAGCAACCTGAAGGGCAGTGGCAGGCAGTCGAAGCGGCCACTCGCAGCCAGGAGGGCGTCGCACCGGCGCTGCTGCAGGCAGTGTTCCGCATGCCGCGTCCGGAGCAGCAGGACAAGCCCAGCTACTCGGGCGTGGCGCTGAACAACGGCGATTACGTGGTTGTGCGACTGAACGGCGTCAATGAGGCTGACGCTGCTTTGTCCGACGAAGAGAAGCTGAACATTCGCCGCTTCCTGGCTTCGCGGATGGGGCAGCAGGACTTCGCGGCGTTCCGTCAGAAGCTGCAGGCCGAAGCGAAAATCGAGCGTTTCTGA
- the pqqE gene encoding pyrroloquinoline quinone biosynthesis protein PqqE, with the protein MNGSGSSFAKPGYEPGPPLWLLAELTYRCPLQCPYCSNPLDFARSHDELSTAEWIEVFRQAREMGAAQLGFSGGEPLVRQDLAELIAAARGLGYYTNLITSGIGLTEEKIASFADAGLDHIQISFQAADEEVNNLLAGSQKAFAHKLEMARAVKKHGYPMVLNFVTHRHNIDNIDQIIRLCVELEADFVELATCQFYGWAELNRAGLLPSKEQLVRAERITNEWRDKLAAENHPCKLIFVTPDYYEERPKACMNGWGNLFLDITPDGTALPCHSARQLPVTFPNVREHSIEYIWRDSFGFNRFRGYDWMPEPCRSCDEKERDFGGCRCQAFMLTGDAANADPVCSKSAHHGKILAARDQADHGALGLDQLQHRNEKASKLILKV; encoded by the coding sequence TTGAACGGTTCTGGATCGAGCTTCGCTAAACCCGGCTACGAGCCGGGTCCGCCGCTCTGGTTGCTGGCGGAGCTGACCTATCGTTGTCCGCTGCAGTGCCCGTACTGCTCCAATCCGCTGGACTTCGCCCGTAGCCACGATGAGCTGAGTACGGCTGAGTGGATCGAGGTATTTCGCCAGGCGCGGGAGATGGGAGCGGCCCAGCTGGGCTTTTCCGGAGGCGAGCCGCTGGTCCGTCAGGACCTTGCCGAGCTGATCGCCGCCGCGCGCGGGCTCGGCTACTACACCAACCTGATCACCTCAGGCATCGGCCTTACCGAAGAGAAGATCGCCAGCTTCGCCGATGCCGGCCTCGACCATATCCAGATCAGCTTCCAGGCCGCGGACGAGGAGGTGAACAACCTGCTCGCCGGGTCGCAGAAGGCTTTCGCCCACAAGCTGGAAATGGCCCGTGCGGTGAAAAAACACGGCTATCCGATGGTGCTCAACTTCGTCACACATCGGCACAACATCGACAACATCGACCAGATCATTCGTCTGTGCGTCGAGCTCGAGGCCGATTTTGTCGAGCTCGCCACCTGCCAGTTCTACGGCTGGGCCGAACTTAACCGCGCCGGGCTGCTACCGAGCAAGGAGCAGCTGGTACGTGCCGAGCGGATCACCAACGAGTGGCGCGACAAGCTCGCCGCCGAGAACCATCCGTGCAAACTGATCTTCGTCACGCCCGATTATTACGAGGAACGGCCGAAGGCCTGCATGAACGGCTGGGGCAACCTGTTCCTGGACATCACCCCGGACGGCACGGCCTTGCCCTGTCATAGCGCGCGACAGTTACCGGTGACTTTCCCGAACGTGCGCGAGCACAGCATCGAATACATCTGGCGAGACTCGTTCGGCTTCAACAGGTTTCGCGGTTACGACTGGATGCCTGAACCCTGTCGCAGCTGCGACGAGAAGGAGCGCGACTTCGGCGGCTGCCGCTGCCAGGCCTTTATGCTCACCGGCGATGCCGCCAATGCCGACCCCGTGTGCAGCAAGTCGGCACACCACGGCAAGATCCTTGCGGCTCGCGATCAGGCCGACCACGGCGCGCTGGGCCTCGATCAGCTGCAGCATCGTAACGAGAAGGCTTCCAAGCTCATCCTCAAGGTATGA
- the pqqD gene encoding pyrroloquinoline quinone biosynthesis peptide chaperone PqqD, with the protein MSEIQLTQVPSFRRGFRFQWEPAQNCHVLLYPEGMIKLNESAAAVLTEVDGTRTVGAIVADLQARYPEAEGIQEDIVAFLEVAVERFWIELR; encoded by the coding sequence ATGAGCGAAATTCAACTGACCCAGGTTCCATCCTTTCGCCGCGGCTTCCGCTTCCAGTGGGAGCCGGCGCAGAACTGCCACGTGCTGCTCTATCCGGAAGGTATGATCAAACTCAACGAGAGCGCCGCAGCAGTGCTGACCGAGGTGGACGGGACAAGGACCGTGGGCGCCATCGTCGCCGACCTGCAGGCTCGCTACCCGGAGGCCGAAGGCATTCAAGAGGATATCGTCGCGTTCCTGGAGGTCGCCGTTGAACGGTTCTGGATCGAGCTTCGCTAA